One stretch of Brevibacillus laterosporus DNA includes these proteins:
- the crcB gene encoding fluoride efflux transporter CrcB: MPFLIVGLAGMMGAVLRYLLGTWTLGWWGLSFPLGTLLINFMGCIGLGVLNQYILTRNQLPTWFTLGVGTGFIGSFTTFSTFSVETVALWQQHQYLLAICYVLASLWGGLLMIKLGSVIGTRIAGKGSDADAVE; encoded by the coding sequence ATGCCATTTCTGATTGTTGGATTGGCTGGAATGATGGGGGCTGTTTTGCGCTACTTACTGGGAACATGGACATTGGGCTGGTGGGGGCTATCTTTTCCGTTAGGTACCCTATTGATTAATTTCATGGGCTGTATTGGATTGGGAGTTCTGAATCAGTATATCCTGACTCGAAATCAGCTCCCTACATGGTTTACCTTAGGAGTAGGGACTGGGTTTATTGGTTCTTTTACTACCTTTTCTACTTTTAGTGTGGAGACGGTCGCGCTATGGCAGCAGCACCAATATTTGCTCGCTATTTGTTATGTGTTAGCCAGTTTATGGGGTGGGCTACTAATGATAAAGCTTGGTTCTGTGATAGGGACTCGTATAGCAGGGAAAGGGAGCGATGCTGATGCTGTTGAATAG
- a CDS encoding DUF896 domain-containing protein — protein sequence MVTDAEVKRINELAKKSKGVGLTPEEKAEQQVLRQKYIDAMKASMKANLDSIRYVEDEEPKHKH from the coding sequence TTGGTTACTGATGCAGAAGTAAAACGTATTAATGAATTAGCCAAGAAATCGAAGGGTGTTGGCTTAACTCCAGAAGAAAAAGCGGAGCAACAAGTTCTTCGTCAAAAATACATTGATGCTATGAAGGCTTCCATGAAGGCAAATCTAGATTCTATCCGTTATGTAGAGGATGAGGAACCTAAGCATAAGCACTAA
- a CDS encoding LysM peptidoglycan-binding domain-containing protein has protein sequence MTVQSSNCQNLYKDKTKTTTNKATWVHHKRGITRGQALLSILLIVVLSFVVSSMIFGKEKVAIAAPHAQQDSLVITIQSGDTLWSIAEAYKEKSGLTARELIEEIMKQNHLDNPMIYAGNDLIIPTYR, from the coding sequence ATGACAGTACAATCTAGCAATTGTCAGAATCTATACAAGGATAAAACAAAAACAACGACGAATAAGGCTACTTGGGTACACCATAAAAGAGGGATAACACGAGGGCAAGCTTTATTATCCATATTGCTTATTGTCGTTTTATCCTTTGTAGTGAGCAGTATGATTTTTGGAAAGGAAAAAGTAGCAATTGCAGCTCCTCATGCTCAGCAAGATTCTCTGGTGATTACAATTCAGTCGGGAGATACGCTATGGAGTATAGCAGAAGCTTATAAAGAAAAATCTGGTTTAACAGCTAGAGAATTGATTGAAGAAATCATGAAACAAAATCATTTAGATAACCCGATGATTTATGCAGGAAATGATCTCATTATTCCAACATATCGCTGA
- the lexA gene encoding transcriptional repressor LexA, with protein MSKLSNRQQAIIDFIRKEVKDKGYPPSVREIGEAVGLASSSTVHGHLARLEKKGLIRRDPTKPRAIELLDESRLQDDYESSIVRVPVVGKVTAGQPITAIEQVEEYFPLPENIVTSDNVFMLRVMGESMIEAGILDGDYVIVRQQNVANNGDIVVAMTEEDEATVKRFFKEKTHFRLQPENSQLEPIILDNVSILGKVIGVYRLFH; from the coding sequence ATGTCCAAACTCTCCAATCGCCAACAAGCGATCATTGATTTTATTCGTAAGGAAGTAAAAGATAAAGGATATCCCCCGTCTGTCCGAGAAATCGGTGAAGCGGTGGGACTAGCTTCCAGCTCCACTGTTCACGGTCATCTCGCACGACTTGAAAAGAAAGGCCTAATCCGCCGCGATCCTACTAAACCACGTGCCATTGAATTATTGGATGAAAGTCGTTTACAGGATGATTATGAAAGTTCCATTGTTCGCGTCCCAGTTGTCGGAAAGGTAACAGCAGGTCAACCTATTACAGCAATTGAACAAGTGGAAGAATATTTTCCGTTGCCAGAAAACATCGTTACATCTGACAATGTATTCATGTTGCGCGTAATGGGAGAGAGTATGATTGAAGCAGGAATTTTAGATGGCGACTACGTAATTGTCCGCCAGCAAAATGTAGCCAATAACGGAGATATCGTAGTGGCTATGACAGAAGAAGATGAAGCAACTGTTAAACGTTTCTTTAAGGAAAAGACCCACTTCCGTCTACAACCAGAAAATTCTCAATTAGAACCGATCATTTTAGATAATGTTAGTATTCTAGGCAAAGTGATTGGTGTTTATCGCCTTTTCCACTAG
- a CDS encoding isochorismatase family protein, protein MDQDFKQALLIIDAQQELLDGNETNKPVYQRENLLLSINAVIQQAVDTDSFIIFIRDKDVANGNGRGFGIHQNIHVPFTSKIFDKTATNVFYGTPLLSFLQEHQIKHLIMMGCKTEHCIDTAVRTATISGFDVTLVGDGHSTTDSTILTAEQMINHHNEILHGHYNVDHFSLVRNAHEDLFTPPHNSYR, encoded by the coding sequence TTGGATCAAGACTTCAAACAAGCCTTACTCATCATTGACGCTCAACAAGAACTACTTGATGGAAACGAAACCAATAAACCCGTTTATCAAAGGGAAAATTTATTACTTTCTATTAATGCAGTCATACAACAAGCAGTAGATACAGATTCTTTCATCATTTTCATTCGAGATAAAGATGTTGCTAATGGAAATGGGCGAGGTTTTGGTATTCATCAGAACATTCATGTCCCCTTTACCTCGAAAATATTCGATAAAACAGCAACTAATGTGTTTTATGGAACACCTTTATTATCTTTCTTACAAGAACATCAAATTAAGCATCTTATTATGATGGGTTGCAAAACAGAACACTGCATAGACACAGCCGTAAGAACAGCTACCATATCTGGCTTTGATGTGACTCTTGTTGGAGACGGACATTCTACAACGGATTCGACCATTTTAACTGCCGAACAAATGATTAATCACCATAATGAAATTTTGCATGGGCATTACAATGTAGACCATTTTTCTCTTGTTAGAAATGCACATGAAGATTTGTTTACTCCTCCTCATAATAGTTACCGATAG
- a CDS encoding DUF456 domain-containing protein — MDVLLWLIVILLFGLSIAGIFFPVLPDTILLWGGFLLYQFAIAGPGAGLPVSFWWGMGILSVLLFGADLLTNMYFVKKYGGSKASAIGSIVGIIIGVFLFPPFGMIIVPFIFVLLIEMLMQKQPAERAFKIAVGSLIGFFSSAVVKIFIQLIMIIWFFIVAL, encoded by the coding sequence ATGGATGTCTTATTGTGGTTGATCGTCATTCTCTTATTCGGTCTTAGCATCGCTGGCATCTTTTTTCCTGTGTTACCTGATACCATTTTGTTATGGGGCGGTTTCTTGTTATATCAGTTTGCTATAGCAGGACCGGGGGCAGGATTACCAGTTTCCTTTTGGTGGGGAATGGGAATTTTAAGTGTCTTGTTATTCGGTGCCGATTTATTGACCAACATGTACTTTGTTAAAAAGTATGGGGGATCAAAGGCATCAGCAATTGGCTCTATAGTGGGTATTATCATCGGTGTATTTTTGTTTCCACCATTTGGTATGATTATTGTACCATTTATATTTGTATTGTTAATTGAAATGCTGATGCAAAAACAACCGGCCGAACGTGCTTTTAAGATAGCAGTAGGGAGCCTAATTGGTTTCTTTAGTAGTGCTGTCGTGAAAATCTTTATTCAATTGATTATGATCATCTGGTTCTTTATTGTGGCCCTGTAG
- a CDS encoding DMT family transporter, with translation MFIAMTIFGSVGFFSVLTGLPALELVFIRCICATIFLGLTWVITGTYKKEKWSKGELIRISFCGLANLLNWIFLFKSFELISITVAISLYHLAPMIVLLVGSFIFREKLTILSILAISVCFVGTIFIIGVGGEVSHAPFQMTGFLYAILAALFYALTMILGKSIQKTSVYATTFIQTAFGAICLLPFIQYHVFGDLTTLNWAYAIITGIIHTGVVYLLFFDSVRKLSTRTISGMVFLDPAVAILLDVLIIGFRPSTIQTVGILFIFIGMLYTLKKPKHENKISV, from the coding sequence ATGTTTATCGCTATGACGATTTTTGGATCAGTTGGATTTTTTTCTGTTTTAACTGGTCTTCCGGCATTGGAATTAGTTTTTATTAGATGTATTTGCGCAACCATTTTTCTAGGGCTGACATGGGTTATTACAGGAACATATAAAAAAGAAAAATGGAGCAAAGGAGAGTTGATTAGAATCAGTTTCTGTGGTTTAGCAAATCTTTTAAATTGGATTTTCTTATTTAAATCCTTTGAACTAATATCTATTACAGTAGCGATATCACTCTATCATCTTGCTCCGATGATTGTCTTACTTGTAGGCAGCTTTATCTTTAGAGAAAAATTAACAATACTATCAATCCTGGCTATATCTGTATGTTTTGTAGGAACCATATTCATTATTGGAGTTGGTGGTGAGGTATCACATGCTCCATTCCAAATGACCGGATTTTTGTACGCTATTTTAGCAGCGCTCTTTTATGCGTTGACGATGATTCTAGGGAAAAGCATTCAAAAAACAAGTGTATATGCTACCACGTTCATACAAACGGCTTTTGGCGCAATTTGCTTACTTCCATTTATTCAATATCATGTATTTGGGGATTTAACTACTCTAAATTGGGCCTATGCAATAATAACTGGTATTATCCACACTGGTGTTGTTTATCTTCTGTTTTTCGATAGTGTTCGAAAGCTATCCACTAGAACGATTTCAGGAATGGTATTTTTAGATCCAGCAGTTGCTATTTTATTAGATGTGCTCATAATCGGATTTCGACCAAGTACCATTCAAACAGTAGGCATCTTATTTATTTTCATTGGAATGCTCTATACATTAAAAAAACCAAAACATGAAAATAAAATAAGTGTATAA
- a CDS encoding alcohol dehydrogenase, which translates to MLATCITYHEFGRPQDVLQVESKKIQRPMSGEILVRMSVRPINPSDLIPIRGAYSHRISLPSIPGYEGVGIVEEVGPSVSQELLGRRVLPLRGEGTWQEFVKTSAELAIPIPNSIEDYTAAQLYINPITAWITCTEVLKLREDDILLVNACGSSIGRIFCQLSTILGFRLIAVTRNNTYTEELLQLGASHVINTSETSLHHTVMELTNGLGANAAIDSIGGSAGSELAFCVRPNGILLTLGLLSGIPVNWADISRMAKVNIKLFHLRHWNQQVSVQTWQETFTLLITLISEKKLGLMLPYSHYHLLEVQEAVRIAESSRNRGKIFLCN; encoded by the coding sequence TTGTTAGCCACATGTATTACATACCATGAATTTGGAAGACCGCAGGATGTTTTACAAGTTGAAAGTAAAAAAATCCAACGTCCTATGAGTGGAGAAATTCTTGTTCGTATGAGCGTTCGTCCTATAAATCCTTCTGACTTAATACCCATTAGAGGCGCATACTCTCATCGTATTTCTTTACCTTCGATTCCAGGATATGAAGGGGTAGGTATTGTAGAAGAAGTTGGTCCTTCCGTTTCTCAAGAGCTACTTGGTAGACGTGTTCTTCCTTTACGAGGAGAAGGTACCTGGCAGGAATTTGTGAAAACATCAGCGGAATTGGCAATTCCCATACCTAATTCTATTGAAGATTATACAGCCGCACAGTTATATATAAACCCTATAACAGCATGGATTACTTGTACAGAAGTATTAAAATTAAGAGAAGATGATATATTACTCGTCAACGCTTGCGGCTCTTCTATTGGACGTATCTTTTGCCAGTTATCTACTATTCTCGGTTTTCGATTAATTGCTGTCACTAGGAACAATACCTATACAGAAGAACTGCTCCAGCTTGGTGCGTCCCATGTAATAAATACCTCAGAGACTTCATTACATCATACTGTTATGGAATTGACCAATGGGCTTGGAGCAAATGCTGCTATTGATTCCATAGGGGGATCAGCTGGATCAGAGTTAGCTTTTTGCGTCCGACCTAACGGTATTTTATTAACGCTTGGTCTTTTATCAGGGATACCTGTTAATTGGGCAGATATTTCGCGTATGGCAAAAGTGAATATTAAGCTGTTCCATCTAAGGCATTGGAATCAGCAGGTATCTGTACAAACTTGGCAAGAAACCTTTACTCTTTTGATAACATTAATAAGCGAAAAAAAATTGGGACTAATGCTGCCATACTCTCATTACCACCTACTGGAGGTACAGGAAGCTGTTCGCATTGCTGAATCCTCTAGGAATCGAGGTAAAATTTTTTTATGCAATTAA
- the qoxD gene encoding cytochrome aa3 quinol oxidase subunit IV: protein MKELFPQKQVMGFAMSMILTAIALTVYFFDISFAIGMTVLLVTAFIQAGVQLVVFMHAGETGDQKSIYTNLFYALVIALVTVFGTLLCMIWGYQ from the coding sequence ATGAAAGAGCTATTCCCGCAAAAACAAGTAATGGGCTTTGCAATGTCCATGATTCTTACTGCAATTGCGCTTACTGTCTATTTCTTTGACATTTCATTTGCAATAGGTATGACGGTTCTTCTTGTAACAGCATTCATACAAGCTGGTGTTCAGCTAGTTGTGTTTATGCATGCTGGTGAAACTGGTGATCAAAAATCAATTTATACGAACCTATTTTACGCATTAGTTATAGCTCTTGTTACAGTGTTTGGAACCTTGCTATGTATGATCTGGGGTTACCAATAA
- the qoxC gene encoding cytochrome aa3 quinol oxidase subunit III, with product MKINHSLPLEYSTEQNSLNILGFWIFLGAEIVLFGTLFASYFTLVDRIGNGPAGREIFEITPVLIETILLLVSSFIIGLGIHAMRIGNKKAMMTFFTITLLLGLGFLGVEIYEFVHYVHIGAGLQTSAFTAILLTTLGTHGAHVSFGIFWGLYIIMQVKKRGLTPQTANKSFIFSLYWHFLDVVWIFIFSFVYLKGMM from the coding sequence ATGAAAATAAATCACTCGCTACCACTCGAATATAGTACAGAACAAAATTCGTTAAATATCCTAGGCTTCTGGATTTTCCTTGGAGCCGAAATTGTTCTTTTTGGAACGCTTTTCGCATCATATTTCACATTAGTAGATCGGATTGGTAACGGTCCAGCTGGGAGAGAGATTTTCGAGATCACTCCAGTACTAATTGAAACAATCTTGCTTTTAGTAAGTAGTTTTATCATCGGTCTTGGAATTCACGCCATGCGTATCGGTAACAAGAAAGCAATGATGACATTCTTTACTATCACATTGCTTCTTGGTCTAGGATTCTTAGGAGTTGAAATTTATGAATTCGTTCACTATGTTCACATTGGAGCAGGATTACAAACAAGTGCGTTTACAGCTATCCTACTAACAACATTAGGAACACATGGTGCGCACGTTTCATTTGGAATATTCTGGGGATTATATATCATCATGCAAGTTAAAAAGCGAGGTTTGACTCCTCAAACAGCCAATAAATCATTCATTTTCTCTCTGTACTGGCATTTCTTAGACGTAGTTTGGATCTTCATCTTCAGCTTCGTCTACCTGAAAGGAATGATGTAA
- the qoxB gene encoding cytochrome aa3 quinol oxidase subunit I: MDYFNRFAVPHPSPAIYASMVAIVLTVVAIMAGLTYFKKWGYLWREWLTTVDHKRIGIMYLLSALLMLFRGGADAIMMRAQTAVPENTLLDAQHYNEIFTTHGTVMLIFMAMPFIYALMNFVVPLQIGARDVAFPRLNALGFWLFFMGAMLFNISFVVGGSPDAGWSAYFPLAGNEFSPSVGTNYYALALQISGLGTLISGINFITTILKMRAPGITLMKMPMFTWSAFVTNVIVVFAFPVLTVALIMMTMDRLFGTHFFASTNGGMDMLWANLFWVWGHPEVYILVLPAFGVYSEIISTFARRNLYGYKSMVASMVIISLLSFLVWTHHFFTMGQGALTNSIFSITTMAIAVPTGIKIFNWLFTLWKGKIVFTVPMLYSLGFIPIFLIGGVTGVMLGMSAADYQYHNTMFLVAHFHYVIIPGVVFAMIAGLTYWWPKMFGFMLNERIGKWAFWFIAISFNVTFFPMFLSGLDGQARRMYTYSESTGFGPLNFISFIGAIGMLIGFVLLVYNIYWSVRYASRNISTDPWDARSLEWATHSPVPAYNFAVTPQANSIEAFWDSKKKGHKLFKGEMKKIHMPNNSGAPFLMSCIFFLWGFAFVFGMWIVAILATISIFACLTYRSFEKDDGYYISVKEIEETEKRLRGA; the protein is encoded by the coding sequence ATGGATTACTTTAATAGATTTGCCGTACCCCATCCAAGTCCTGCGATTTACGCATCGATGGTTGCCATTGTTCTTACTGTTGTCGCGATAATGGCTGGCTTAACCTATTTCAAAAAATGGGGTTATTTATGGCGCGAATGGTTAACTACAGTAGACCATAAACGTATCGGCATTATGTATCTACTATCTGCTTTGCTGATGCTATTCCGTGGTGGTGCTGACGCTATTATGATGCGTGCTCAAACAGCCGTGCCTGAAAATACCTTGCTAGATGCTCAGCACTATAATGAAATTTTCACAACACATGGGACTGTCATGCTCATCTTTATGGCAATGCCGTTCATTTATGCCCTAATGAACTTCGTTGTTCCATTACAAATTGGAGCTCGTGATGTGGCGTTCCCACGTTTAAATGCACTAGGCTTCTGGCTATTTTTCATGGGTGCGATGTTATTCAACATCTCTTTCGTAGTTGGTGGTTCTCCTGATGCAGGTTGGTCTGCTTATTTTCCATTGGCAGGTAATGAATTTAGTCCATCTGTAGGAACGAACTATTATGCGTTAGCACTTCAGATTTCTGGGCTTGGTACATTAATATCTGGTATTAACTTTATTACTACCATTCTAAAAATGAGAGCACCTGGTATAACATTAATGAAAATGCCGATGTTCACATGGTCTGCCTTTGTCACTAATGTTATCGTGGTTTTCGCTTTCCCTGTATTAACAGTGGCGCTTATTATGATGACAATGGACCGACTATTTGGAACACACTTCTTTGCGTCGACTAATGGCGGCATGGACATGCTTTGGGCGAACTTGTTCTGGGTTTGGGGCCATCCTGAGGTTTACATTTTAGTCCTGCCGGCATTTGGTGTATATAGTGAGATTATTTCAACCTTTGCACGCCGTAACTTATATGGTTATAAATCAATGGTGGCGTCAATGGTTATAATATCTCTTCTTTCATTCTTAGTATGGACACACCATTTCTTTACAATGGGACAGGGAGCACTTACTAACAGTATATTCTCTATAACAACAATGGCGATTGCTGTTCCAACTGGGATTAAGATATTTAACTGGTTGTTCACGCTTTGGAAAGGAAAAATTGTTTTTACAGTTCCGATGCTCTATTCATTAGGATTTATTCCTATTTTCTTAATTGGTGGGGTAACTGGAGTTATGCTTGGAATGTCAGCAGCTGACTACCAATACCATAATACGATGTTCTTAGTAGCACACTTCCACTACGTAATTATTCCTGGTGTTGTATTCGCTATGATTGCTGGTCTCACTTACTGGTGGCCAAAAATGTTTGGTTTCATGCTGAATGAAAGAATCGGGAAATGGGCGTTTTGGTTTATTGCAATCAGCTTTAACGTCACATTTTTCCCAATGTTCCTCTCGGGTTTAGATGGTCAAGCGCGTCGTATGTACACTTACTCTGAATCAACTGGCTTTGGACCGTTGAACTTCATTTCTTTCATTGGAGCAATCGGAATGTTAATTGGTTTTGTTCTACTTGTTTACAATATTTACTGGAGTGTTCGTTATGCGTCAAGAAATATTAGTACGGATCCGTGGGACGCACGTTCTCTTGAATGGGCTACACATAGTCCAGTACCAGCATATAACTTTGCTGTTACACCACAAGCTAATTCAATTGAAGCATTCTGGGATTCTAAGAAAAAAGGTCATAAATTATTCAAAGGTGAAATGAAAAAAATTCATATGCCAAATAACAGCGGTGCTCCGTTCCTCATGAGTTGTATTTTCTTCCTGTGGGGCTTTGCATTTGTTTTCGGGATGTGGATTGTTGCCATACTTGCAACAATCAGTATCTTTGCTTGTTTGACTTACCGTTCATTTGAGAAAGATGACGGCTATTACATCTCTGTTAAAGAAATTGAAGAGACAGAAAAAAGATTGCGAGGTGCTTAA
- the qoxA gene encoding cytochrome aa3 quinol oxidase subunit II, whose amino-acid sequence MKFKWAFITFIFATITILTGCSNKLMVLDPKGPQAQTQADVIMISIWTMAFIVIVVVALFVYMIVKYNASKQRENYEPPYIEGNMIVELVCVGIPVLIVVVLSIISVKSNYIVESTPKGYEDKKPLIIYASSSNWKWHFSYPEEDIETVNYLRIPTDRAIEFKLYSYGPITSFWIPQLGGQKYAMADMVTTLHLAADVSGEYMGRNANFSGKGFAENTFNVQAMPEAKYDKWVKEVKETAEPLTEEKFDELLVPGHVGQSTFNGTHLEFRPAPEGEHGGHHH is encoded by the coding sequence ATGAAATTTAAATGGGCTTTCATTACTTTCATTTTTGCCACTATTACAATACTTACAGGTTGTAGTAACAAGTTAATGGTCTTAGATCCTAAAGGACCTCAGGCCCAAACGCAAGCGGATGTCATTATGATATCGATTTGGACGATGGCATTCATTGTTATTGTCGTTGTCGCTCTTTTTGTATATATGATAGTAAAATACAATGCGTCTAAACAAAGGGAAAATTATGAACCTCCTTACATTGAAGGCAATATGATTGTTGAATTGGTTTGTGTAGGGATACCAGTTTTAATCGTAGTTGTACTTTCAATTATTTCGGTCAAAAGCAACTATATAGTTGAATCAACCCCGAAAGGATACGAAGATAAAAAACCTTTAATTATTTATGCTTCATCCTCAAACTGGAAATGGCATTTTAGTTATCCGGAGGAAGATATCGAAACAGTTAACTACCTACGTATACCAACAGACCGAGCAATTGAATTTAAACTTTATTCATACGGACCTATTACTAGTTTTTGGATTCCGCAATTAGGGGGACAAAAATACGCAATGGCTGACATGGTTACCACATTACACTTAGCAGCTGATGTTTCAGGTGAATACATGGGACGAAATGCAAACTTTAGTGGAAAAGGATTTGCTGAAAATACTTTCAACGTCCAGGCTATGCCTGAAGCAAAATATGATAAATGGGTAAAGGAAGTTAAAGAAACTGCTGAACCTCTTACCGAAGAAAAATTCGATGAATTATTAGTACCAGGTCACGTTGGGCAATCCACGTTCAATGGAACCCATTTAGAATTTAGGCCAGCTCCAGAAGGTGAGCATGGTGGACATCATCATTGA
- a CDS encoding aldo/keto reductase, producing MKYRKFPGTDSLVSEIGFGVWTVATHWWGITDRSLGKKLLQSAYEDFGITFFDTADVYGDGYGEKIIAETLGSVRDKIFIATKFGYDIYQHPGERKGHTELPQNWSKKHIVTACEQSLKRLGTDYIDYYQLHNPRMDAIQNDEILESLEQLKSQGKIRHYGVAMGPDLGWRNESLEAWNKGYEAVQVINNILEQEPARDLLQVAEEQAKTLIIRIPHASGLLDGTYDPDKHFGKSDHRAHRPVDWMRAGNEVVNEMKNKGLFDGSNRTLAQLAIQFSLYHPSVLSVIPNITSEENLEEFALTSETVPLSKEEHEQMELLWVNGYNERLKQPLSDSSSKPTPVHQ from the coding sequence ATGAAGTATCGAAAGTTTCCAGGCACAGATTCTCTGGTATCTGAAATTGGCTTTGGCGTTTGGACAGTAGCAACCCACTGGTGGGGGATAACGGATCGAAGTTTAGGCAAAAAGCTTTTGCAGTCTGCATACGAGGATTTCGGAATTACCTTTTTTGACACGGCAGACGTGTATGGTGATGGCTATGGGGAGAAAATCATTGCAGAAACATTAGGTAGTGTTCGAGACAAGATTTTCATAGCAACAAAATTTGGATATGACATCTACCAACATCCCGGTGAGCGAAAAGGACATACAGAGCTTCCTCAAAACTGGTCGAAGAAGCATATTGTGACAGCCTGTGAACAAAGCTTGAAACGTCTTGGAACAGATTATATCGATTATTATCAGCTTCACAATCCACGAATGGATGCAATTCAAAATGATGAGATATTGGAATCTCTTGAGCAGTTAAAATCTCAAGGAAAGATTCGCCATTATGGAGTAGCGATGGGGCCTGATCTCGGGTGGAGAAATGAATCCTTAGAAGCATGGAACAAGGGATATGAGGCTGTACAAGTAATCAATAATATACTGGAACAGGAACCAGCTAGGGACCTATTACAGGTTGCAGAAGAACAGGCAAAAACATTAATTATAAGAATCCCTCATGCCTCTGGATTACTGGACGGCACTTATGATCCTGACAAGCATTTTGGTAAGTCAGACCATAGAGCGCATCGTCCAGTCGATTGGATGAGAGCAGGTAATGAGGTGGTAAATGAAATGAAGAATAAAGGGCTATTCGACGGTTCAAATCGAACATTGGCTCAACTAGCGATTCAGTTTTCCCTTTACCATCCCTCTGTTCTCTCCGTAATACCTAATATTACGAGTGAAGAAAATTTGGAAGAATTTGCACTAACTTCTGAGACTGTTCCGCTTTCTAAGGAAGAGCATGAGCAAATGGAGTTACTGTGGGTAAACGGGTACAATGAGCGTTTAAAACAACCGTTATCCGATTCAAGTAGCAAACCTACTCCTGTACATCAGTAA